One genomic window of Calonectris borealis chromosome 27, bCalBor7.hap1.2, whole genome shotgun sequence includes the following:
- the BRF2 gene encoding transcription factor IIIB 50 kDa subunit, with product MAARGSCPGCGSAALVEDAHYAQQQLVCAACGCVLAEGLLTTTYAEEEHLREVAYSQSTGQKEQLSRCLQRGIRRVQDLCKVLHLPTVFEETAVSYFQRALQHPSFHLVSLEKKELLGGCCVFVTCRQHNWPLTMGTICSLLYAKQELFAGVYLSLQKELGLSVPALSLGDLVKTHLNSFRLFQHAADIPASFVEDKEKMVARTMQIVELASETWLVTGRHPVPIVTAAAFLSWQSLQPAARLTCTFARFCKLAGVDLPAPAHLRLKELLEILLRMASQLAWLRVFNMDKKTVIKHIGDLLQHRIFLLKNAFCLEDEEEPRAVAAGEGSPGSPAAGGAAQEEGCPSEGKRQREGGPRPLLPPCLLNPRKRLRTAAPSASDSAITGDEPISDSEIEQYLRGPEEIRAFRKAKAWL from the exons atggcggcgcGGGGCAGCTGCCCCGGCTGCGGGTCCGCGGCGCTGGTGGAGGACGCGCACTACgcgcagcagcagctggtctGCGCCGCCTGCGGCTGCGTCCTCGCCGAGGGGCTGCTCACCACCACCTACGCCGAGGAGGAGCACCTGCGAG AGGTGGCGTATTCCCAGAGCACTGGCCAGAAAGAGCAGCTGAGCCGCTGCCTGCAGCGAG GGATCAGGCGGGTCCAGGATCTCTGTAAAGTCCTCCACCTCCCGACGGTGTTTGAGGAAACGGCAGTGTCCTACTTccagagagctctgcagcacccctcCTTCCACCTggtcagtctggagaagaaggagctgctggggggctgctgcgtCTTCGTGACTTGTCGACAGCACAACTGGCCCCTGACGATGGGGACGATCTGCTCCCTCCTTTACGCAAAGCAGGAGCTGTTTGCCGGCGTGTACCTGAGCCTTCAGAAAGAGCTCGGGCTCTCTGTGCCGGCCCTGAGCCTGGGGGATCTGGTGAAGACGCACCTGAACAG TTTTCGGCTATTCCAGCACGCGGCCGACATCCCTGCCTCCTTTGTGGAGGACAAGGAGAAGATGGTCGCCCGAACGATGCAGATCGTGGAGCTGGCCAGCGAGACGTGGCTGGTCACCGGCCGGCACCCCGTTCCCATCGTCACGGCTGCGGCCTTCCTGTCGTGGCAGTCGCTGCAGCCCGCCGCCCGCCTCACCTGCACTTTCGCGCGGTTCTGCAAGCTGGCGGGGGTTGATCTGCCGGCGCCGGCGCACCTGAGGCTGAAGGAGCTTCTCGAGATCCTCCTGAGAATGGCCTCCCAGCTCGCTTGGCTGAGGGTGTTTAACATGGACAAGAAAACTGTGATCAAGCACATTGGGGACCTGCTGCAACACCgaattttcctgctgaaaaatgcCTTCTGcctggaggatgaggaggagccGCGTGCCGTGGCCGCGGGCGAGGGCTCCCCTGGCTCTCCGGCGGCAGGAGGGGCAGCGCAGGAGGAGGGCTGTCCCTCGGAAGGGAAACGCCAGCGTGAGGGCGGCCCGAGGCCCTTGCTGCCGCCCTGCCTTCTCAATCCGAGGAAGAGACTGCGGACGGCAGCCCCGAGCGCTTCGGACTCTGCCATCACCGGCGACGAGCCCATCTCCGACAGCGAAATCGAGCAGTACCTGCGGGGCCCGGAGGAGATCCGGGCCTTCAGGAAGGCCAAGGCCTGGCTGTGA